A window of Fictibacillus halophilus contains these coding sequences:
- the remB gene encoding extracellular matrix regulator RemB, with protein MLLHLGDEEVIHSKDVLAILDINALKASELAKEFLKKHENNQTLTDLSGNAAKSVIITDKTIYLSPLSASTLKKRASDRLELENGWNIK; from the coding sequence TTGCTTTTGCATTTAGGTGATGAAGAAGTTATTCATTCAAAAGATGTGCTGGCGATATTGGATATCAATGCGTTAAAGGCTTCTGAGTTAGCAAAGGAGTTTCTTAAAAAGCATGAGAACAATCAGACATTGACCGATTTAAGCGGAAATGCTGCAAAATCCGTAATCATTACAGATAAAACGATCTATCTATCTCCTCTTTCTGCCTCTACGTTAAAAAAGAGAGCCTCTGATCGCCTCGAACTTGAAAATGGCTGGAATATAAAATAA